A window of the Citrus sinensis cultivar Valencia sweet orange chromosome 9, DVS_A1.0, whole genome shotgun sequence genome harbors these coding sequences:
- the LOC102608229 gene encoding fasciclin-like arabinogalactan protein 1 — protein sequence MPQLKTAFLLFSLLLLVSAAQAHNITRILAGHPSFSTFNHYLSVTHLADEINRKTTITVCAIDNAGMSELLSKHPSITTVKNVLSLHILLDYFGAKKLHQITNGTALAATMFQATGSAPGSSGFVNITDLKGGKVGFGAKDNGGKLDALFVKSVEEKPYNISVIQISKVLSSDVAEAPAPGPAELNLTGIMSAHGCKQFADALLANADASKTYQDAAIGGLTVFCPLDDPFKAFLPKFKNLSAADKTSFLEFLGVPVYQSLSMLKSNNGLLNTLATDGGKKFDLTVQDEGEEVTLKTKVNSVKITGTLIDEQPVAMYTTDKVLMPKELFKAAPTPAPAPAPEKAADAPKPHKHKKAAPSPKSDSSDAPADSPDDDPADQTADDNAGVKVGTARFFAVGLSFCLGFLLL from the exons ATGCCGCAGCTCAAAACGGCATTCCTCCTCTTCTCTCTTCTCCTCCTCGTCTCGGCGGCCCAAGCGCACAACATCACCCGCATACTCGCCGGCCACCCTTCATTCTCGACGTTCAACCACTACCTGTCGGTGACCCACCTCGCCGACGAGATCAACCGCAAGACCACCATCACCGTCTGCGCCATCGACAACGCCGGCATGTCGGAGCTCCTCTCGAAGCACCCGTCCATCACCACCGTCAAAAACGTCCTCTCCCTCCACATCCTCTTGGACTACTTTGGCGCCAAAAAGCTCCACCAGATCACTAACGGCACCGCATTGGCCGCCACCATGTTTCAGGCAACTGGGTCGGCCCCCGGCTCATCTGGATTCGTTAACATAACCGACTTGAAAGGCGGGAAAGTCGGTTTTGGCGCCAAGGATAATGGGGGAAAACTCGATGCCCTCTTTGTTAAGTCCGTTGAGGAGAAGCCTTATAACATTTCCGTTATTCAGATCAGCAAGGTCTTGTCTTCTGACGTGGCGGAGGCTCCGGCGCCGGGACCCGCTGAGCTTAATCTCACTGGGATTATGTCTGCTCATGGATGTAAGCAGTTTGCTGATGCTCTTTTGGCTAATGCTGACGCTTCCAAAACTTATCAG GATGCTGCAATAGGAGGATTGACTGTGTTTTGCCCACTTGATGATCCATTCAAGGCATTTTTACCCAAGTTTAAGAATTTGAGTGCGGCAGACAAGACTTCGTTTCTTGAATTCTTGGGTGTGCCGGTTTACCAATCCCTGTCCATGTTGAAATCCAATAACGGGTTGTTGAACACATTGGCTACCGATGGAGGAAAGAAGTTTGATCTCACGGTGCAAGATGAAGGAGAAGAGGTTACACTGAAGACCAAGGTTAACTCTGTGAAAATTACAGGGACTTTGATCGATGAGCAGCCTGTGGCTATGTACACTACTGACAAGGTTTTGATGCCTAAGGAGCTATTTAAGGCAGCTCCAACTCCTGCTCCGGCACCTGCCCCTGAAAAGGCAGCTGATGCACCCAAGCCTCATAAGCACAAGAAAGCGGCACCCTCCCCCAAATCTGATAGCTCAGATGCCCCTGCTGATTCACCGGATGATGATCCAGCGGATCAGACCGCTGATGATAATGCTGGTGTGAAGGTTGGCACTGCAAGATTTTTTGCTGTTGGGTTAAGCTTCTGCTTAggatttttgttgttgtaa
- the LOC102619978 gene encoding probable pectate lyase 22, with translation MSSSFLISLVIFLFPIMQILEAHERSTTRRQLGPESCRTGNPIDDCWRCDSEWESNRKALADCAVGFGRNAVGGRDGEIYIVKSKDDDPVDPIPGSLRYAVIQEEPLWIIFDHDMVINLKQELVMNSYKTIDGRGFNVQMSNGPCISIYNVSNIIIHNIYIHDCVPAGSAVVRDSPKHYGPRGRSDGDGISIFGSRDIWIDHCTFSHCYDGLIDIVYGSTAITISNNYMFHHNEVMLMGHSDDFSADKNMQVTIAFNFFGDGLVQRMPRCRHGFFHIVNNIYTGWEMYAIGGSANPTINSQGNVFIASNDESTKEVTKHEIISEDDEWKKWNWRSEGDLMLNGAFFTPSGQETPASYMKASSMVARPATSLLTASSPSAGALSCRNSQPC, from the exons ATGTCAAGTTCCTTTCTCATTTCCTTggtcatatttttatttccaatcATGCAGATTCTAGAGGCACATGAAAG GAGCACAACGAGAAGGCAACTGGGGCCAGAATCTTGCAGAACCGGCAACCCAATTGATGACTGCTGGAGGTGTGATTCTGAATGGGAAAGTAACAGAAAAGCACTTGCCGATTGTGCAGTTGGATTTGGACGCAATGCTGTTGGAGGCAGAGATGGTGAAATTTATATAGTCAAGTCCAAAGACGATGATCCAGTTGACCCAATTCCTGGCTCTCTTCGGTATGCCGTAATCCAAGAAGAACCCCTTTGGATAATCTTTGATCACGATATGGTCATCAACTTGAAGCAAGAACTAGTCATGAATTCATACAAGACCATAGATGGAAGAGGGTTTAATGTTCAAATGTCAAATGGACCATGCATATCAATTTACAACGTAAGTAACATCATCATACATAACATTTACATACATGACTGTGTACCAGCAGGAAGTGCTGTGGTGAGGGACTCGCCGAAACATTATGGACCAAGAGGCAGATCAGATGGAGATGGCATATCGATATTCGGTTCAAGAGATATCTGGATTGATCACTGTACTTTCTCCCATTGCTATGACGGACTCATCGACATTGTTTATGGCTCTACAGCCATAACAATCTCAAACAACTACATGTTCCATCACAATGAAGTCATGCTAATGGGTCATAGTGATGATTTCTCTGCTGACAAGAATATGCAGGTCACCATTGCCTTCAATTTTTTCGGAGATGGTCTTGTTCAAAGAATGCCCAG GTGCCGACATGGGTTCTTTCACATTGTGAATAATATATACACTGGGTGGGAGATGTATGCAATTGGAGGAAGTGCTAATCCTACAATCAATAGCCAAGGAAATGTTTTCATAGCATCAAATGACGAATCTACCAAGGAG GTGACAAAACATGAAATCATATCAGAAGATGATGAATGGAAGAAATGGAATTGGAGATCAGAAGGAGATCTGATGCTTAATGGTGCTTTCTTTACACCTTCTGGACAAGAAACTCCTGCAAGCTACATGAAAGCTTCAAGCATGGTTGCGAGACCGGCCACTTCACTTTTAACTGCTAGTTCTCCGTCCGCCGGAGCACTCAGTTGCCGGAATAGCCAACCTTGCTAA
- the LOC102608517 gene encoding protein TIC 20-v, chloroplastic, with the protein MTISNLLHSPQTPLTLLHKPHNHHTRSSFLKSPSSSSFFTLTNKVNHHQTITTKSKKSDSADYPDRLISAICYFYPFFDGIQYGKYVITQFTPIQLLIQPLIPAIKVFKSFPFNGFLVFLTLYFVVVRNTNFSRYVRFNTMQAIVLDVLLIFPDLFERTFNAGEGIGLDLMMSLDSTVFLFLLVCLIYGSSSCMLGQVPRLPIVAEAADRQVL; encoded by the coding sequence ATGACCATATCCAATCTTCTTCACTCCCCACAAACACCTCTCACTCTCTTACACAAGCCCCATAATCATCATACTCGCTCTTCATTCCTCAAAAGCCCCAGCTCATCATCATTCTTCACTTTAACTAACAAAGTGAACCACCACCAAACAATAACTACCAAATCCAAAAAGAGCGACTCAGCTGACTACCCAGATCGTTTAATCTCAGCCATCTGTTATTTCTACCCTTTCTTTGATGGCATTCAATATGGCAAATATGTTATAACTCAATTCACCCCAATTCAACTACTTATTCAACCACTTATTCCAGCTATCAAAGTCTTTAAAAGCTTCCCCTTTAATGGGTTTCTAGTCTTTTTGACTTTGTACTTTGTTGTTGTACGCAACACTAATTTTAGTAGATATGTTAGGTTCAATACCATGCAGGCTATTGTGCTTGatgttttgttgatttttcCTGATCTTTTTGAGAGGACTTTTAACGCGGGAGAAGGGATTGGGTTGGATCTGATGATGAGTTTGGACAGTACAGTGTTCTTGTTCCTCTTggtttgtttgatttatggCTCTTCTTCTTGTATGTTAGGTCAAGTGCCCAGATTGCCAATTGTTGCTGAAGCAGCTGATAGACAGGTTCTTTGA
- the LOC102609097 gene encoding nuclear transcription factor Y subunit B-3 yields the protein MGDSDNDSGGERERQHGSSRELSPREQDRFLPIANVSRIMKKALPANAKISKDAKETVQECVSEFISFVTGEASDKCQREKRKTINGDDLLWAMTTLGFEEYVEPLKVYLQRFREMEGEKMARDKDAPPGHGVGGAIGGEYGGMMMMGHGGQLNQGNVYGSGGFHHQMAMSSKGGPTSGGSLGRPR from the coding sequence ATGGGAGACTCGGATAATGATTCGGGAGGTGAAAGAGAGAGGCAGCACGGCTCATCCAGGGAGCTGTCGCCGAGGGAGCAGGACAGGTTCCTGCCGATAGCAAACGTGAGCAGGATCATGAAAAAGGCCCTGCCCGCGAATGCCAAGATATCCAAGGATGCCAAGGAGACCGTGCAAGAGTGCGTCTCCGAGTTCATTAGCTTCGTCACCGGCGAGGCCTCCGATAAGTGCCAAAGGGAGAAGCGAAAGACCATCAATGGAGACGATCTCCTGTGGGCAATGACCACTCTGGGCTTCGAGGAATACGTGGAGCCGCTCAAGGTTTACCTGCAGAGGTTCAGGGAGATGGAAGGGGAGAAAATGGCGCGTGACAAGGACGCGCCGCCGGGTCACGGTGTTGGCGGTGCGATTGGCGGAGAGTACGGtgggatgatgatgatgggaCACGGAGGTCAACTCAATCAAGGGAACGTGTATGGCTCTGGTGGGTTTCATCATCAAATGGCTATGAGTAGCAAGGGTGGGCCTACCAGTGGTGGTAGCTTAGGTAGGCCCAGATAG
- the LOC102608805 gene encoding classical arabinogalactan protein 4-like, producing MMHRLVVLAFFVFMLSDSGNVQADNAPAPSPFSTTPAKPSPPPAKTPATPPASPPASPSQPPTALPPKISPTRSPATAPAQSPASPPPTVSPPVQSPSTPPPLSASPPAATPVSTPAATPVGAPPTVESGPAAAPPAETPTSIPSSSATPAEAPSVVPSSGSPPAPAPGSSAPETAEGPANDESSARSMFEIRVILSGFAIGAALVI from the coding sequence ATGATGCATAGGCTTGTTGTTCTTGCATTTTTTGTCTTCATGTTGTCGGATTCCGGCAACGTACAAGCAGACAATGCGCCTGCACCGTCACCCTTCTCCACAACCCCCGCTAAACCCTCACCACCTCCCGCCAAAACTCCGGCAACTCCTCCGGCCAGTCCTCCCGCTTCCCCTTCTCAACCCCCAACCGCATTGCCGCCAAAAATCTCTCCTACGCGGTCTCCGGCGACCGCTCCTGCTCAATCCCCGGCGAGTCCCCCGCCTACCGTCAGTCCCCCGGTTCAATCCCCATCAACCCCTCCTCCATTGTCGGCCTCACCCCCGGCGGCAACCCCTGTTAGTACTCCCGCGGCGACTCCGGTTGGGGCTCCGCCAACAGTGGAGAGTGGACCGGCTGCTGCTCCTCCAGCGGAGACACCAACAAGCATTCCATCGAGTTCCGCAACTCCGGCAGAGGCCCCGAGTGTGGTTCCTTCTAGTGGTAGTCCACCAGCGCCGGCACCGGGGAGTTCAGCACCGGAAACAGCAGAGGGTCCGGCCAATGATGAGTCGAGTGCCCGGTCAATGTTTGAGATTCGGGTCATTTTGAGTGGGTTCGCAATTGGAGCTGCCTTGGTTATctag